taattgttCATATTCATCTCTCACCAGGCATACAATGTTGGTTGAATTCACAATTCATACTTCATGTAAAATACACAAAtggtcataagcataacttactcactttccttCCTTAATAAACATACAACATAAATGAAGCTCGTATTTCGTAattctcatttaggtacctgtaccactcatcgcatggtcataagttctctcgtatcgatataaaccataaatctcccattgaaccatttggaatactataggatattcaatagccccaaacatgggataagatgccgacgccatgttctagacatggtcttacacgggctaGCATATcaaagtcaatgccatgtcccagacaggtcttacgtTGACTTTCATATATAGAGGCCAATGTAGTGTCCCGGATAAGTCTTACACTGTCTCTACTCtatcagtgtcgatgccatgtcctagaaaggtcttacactgacacacaacaagctgacgccatgtcctaggcaagtcttacactagcttgtatatctcgaggctgatgcatgtcccagacatgtcttacactagctctcgtctcaatgccgatgcatgtcccaaacatgtcttacactggcttgtatatctcgaggctgatgcatgtcctagacatgtcttacactggctctcataatgtggccgatgcatatcccagacatgtcttacactagcacacataacacccaatgtcatggcatgaatatccaaatctattcctaatgttcaacagGAACTCAATGTTACATTAATTCTCATAATTCGCATTCCCAACACAACTCAAAAATTCATGCCAAACTAATTGTATAatacatataacatttaatttgcattatttacatacaacttacttcgGTATACAAAAATAGGTGACTAGATCGAGTTATTCATCTAGCTTATTCTTTTCCTGGTCTAAGTTCGGattgcgtctttcttgatctaaaactacaaaatttactaatttaatcACCAAAATAATTAACACACTCCAAAATTCATACTTTGAcataatgaccattttgcccttagactttataaaaattacgattttgcccctaggctcataaatagatttttatcaaattttcacatTAAACAAGCCTAGCTGAAACTAATTCATActtatagcaactcacaatttcaaacattttgTACACTTACACTCTATTTTTACAAGTTTCACAAAATGGCCCCtataggtgtttttcatgaacacctcttcacaaaagttgtttattcaacaactaagatttattttcttccataaaaactcagcaaacattacaaatcatttcatggaaaatccctagactatcaaccatttcacaaaaaagtcccctcattagctagctcaTTCTACAaaggttccaaaagtacaaaaattatcaaaaataagcatataaatcacttacttgcaagaagaTAGCTTGGCtaaaattttaaagcttcaaaaccatTACTTTTTCTGAATATTCTGgtgaagaagaagatgagaaagagaTGATATcgttctttgtttattttattttatttctagtcaatTTGGTTACCAAAATTCACCTAAccatttgactattttaattccttgtctcatggccgacCATTCACTCATTTaaaggcctaatttcactttaaagaacCCCAATTtttgttctctagctatttggtatatctatctagtaaaataaaacttttgcccttttgcgatttaatcttttttcaaaattaagctccAAAATGCTAcaattaattcatcaaattttttcatgcactcatataatcatgctataacaccaatttaataataaaataatttctccaacttcggatttgtggtctcgaaaccactgctccgactaagcctaaaatcagactgttacattaATTACTTTCTGGGATGCACTAGCAACACAGTTTGTTTTGCGATTTAACCCGCCAACAATGAATGCTCATCTTTGAAATGATATTACTGCTTATCATCAGCTGGATGATGAAAATCTTCACACCACATGGGAACATTATAAACCTTTACTTCCACGTTATCCAATGTACGACATTCAACTAGAAACAAAAATTGAGATTTTTCATATTAGGCTAAATTCACATACAAGGAATCTTGTCGACGCATCAGCCAATGGACCTCTACTGGATTGTACTTAAAATGACGCTGTCagaattcttgagagaattgcttAGAATGATTATCAGTACCCTATCTCCAGATCTGCACAAGTAAAAACTACACCAAGAATTATTGAATTGGATGCAATAATCGCCCTAAGTACTCAAGTTTCTTCTTTCACAAACATGATTAAAAATACATAAGGGACTTATGGCATTGCACCTATACAAGTCGCTCAGCAAGTTGATGTTCTTACTTTTTGTTATGAGAATGTATGTTATATTAGTAACATCTGCAACAATTCTTATGGTAACACTTACAACAACTCTGCATGCAACCAACCGTTTTAGGGAACTCAGAATGCTGGACAAAATGTTGTGACATTCAGATATAGGAATACATCTACTCAGGGCAATTATAATCCCAGATAAGGGAATAAAAAATCAACAATAACAAAAGCACAATCAGCACACTTAGATGCATCCACAACAAGGTCTGGCACATCCACACCAAAATTTGATGCAGCCACAACACTCTTCAATCGAATCAGCATGTTCAAAGACATTGACAGCAACTGTACACTCAAGCTTCTACTTCTGACCTGTTAGCAACTCTTGATGCGTTAATGCGGGATCATATGACTTGCACGGAAGCTATCGTACAAGGGAATTCACCTTCCATTCGGGCATTGTGAGCACAATTAGAACAACTTGCTTCAAATTTGAATACTCAACCACTAGGCTCATTACCTAATGACATGGAATATCCTAGTCCGAGAGGGAAAGAACATTGTAAGGCTATCACTCTTAGGAGTGGTAAACAAACTAGTGAACCGTTTATAGACTCTACTATAGCACCTTAAGATACGGATGGAGTGATCACTGATGAGAAGGTTGAATCTGAAGAATTTGTCAACAAACCAGACAAAGAAATTCCATGAATTGTCACTCACATGCCCAGTGTTTAGCCTTTGAAACTGTCGGTACAATCAAAGGTGTCGGCGTAAGTAGATATATATCTACTTTTACCTTTCTCATAAAGATTTAGTAAGAATGAGCATGACAAGCAGTATCAGTAGTTCCTGGACACACTAAAGCAATTGTCGATCAACATTTCTTTACAGAtgctttggtacaaattttgagtTATGGGAAATTTATGAAAGACCTCCTTTCCAAGAAGAAGAAGCTCATTAACATTGAAACTGTTACACTCACAGAAGGTTGTAGTGCTATTTTGACAAACAAGTTGCCCCCTAAATTGAAAGATCCTAGGAGCTTTACCATTCTatgttcaattggaaatcattACTTGGGCAAGGCTTTATATGACTTGGGAGCTAGCAATAACCTACTGCCACTATCTACTTTCAGAAAGTTAGGAATTGGTCACATGAAATCTACTATAGTGACATTACAACTAATTGATAGATCATTAGCTCAACTTGAAGGAAAAATCAAAGATGTCTTAGTTTGTGCGGATAAATTCATTTTTCTAGTTGATTTTATCATACTTGACTACGAGGTAGACAAAGAGCTTGCCATAATCTTGGGACGACCAATTTTAGCCACCAGCCAAACTCTTATTGATGTTTATAAAGGTGAACTAACCATGCGACTTAATGATGAGCAAGTTACCTTCAGTGTTTTTGAATCTATTCAATGCAAGGACAAAGAAGAATGCCACACTGTCAATATGCTAGATGGTCTAATTGAGGAAGAATTCAATGACCAAAGCACAGTACTTTCTGAAGAGTTTGTAGTGACATCTGATGCTTAATCTTTAAATAATTCTGACAGCATGGTTTAAGTTAATTATCTTAAGCTCAAGCATGGATGGTAGATTGAATCCTTAGAGCTAGACAACAGAATAACCCCAATTTTCAAACCATCTGTTGAAGAAGCTCCTACTCTAGAATTGAAACCATTACCTCCTTATctttgtaacagtctggttttagctaaataggaacagtggttttggaaccacaaatccagtgtcaaaaaattattttaatattatttttggtgtttatagcatgtgattatatatgtgtgaaagtttcgtgaaataattttagtgtttgaatgcttaatttgataaaaggactaaattgcgtaataTGCAAAAatggcattctatatgttaaatgtgtttaattaCTACGGTTGATTAAaagtgaagtccttatgttgtgaatagactattgatagtgggaatggacataaatgggcatatattaggtgattttataatggtttcattaagggttaatatagtaatttggttaataagttataatttaattaaacaaaatCAAATTTAAGCCTTATTATCATCTTGTTGGCCGAATATTAAGAGAGAAAAGAAGCCATTGTTGAGTTTCAAGGCTCGGCTAGTGCATGCTaaaattgtaagtccattttgactcggtttttaattatttctatgtttgtGTAATCGTTgctcgtattctagctagcccatgccctaatttttgagttttttggtgattttgtaaaattccattgatgaatccatgagcttttgaatgattgatgatgaaataagaaagtttgatgatagatattaaagttttgttaagtaattttagcTAAAAATgtattttaaggattaaattgtgaaaattgtaaatttaggggttaaatgtgtaaataaatgtgaaatacgggctgctaggggcattatggtaatttggccaagcatgagttttgtcaaatttggtgtaatttgtgtttttatgaaataaggactatgaataaatgtgaaactttggggctaaagtgtaaaaatgcccaaataggtatttttggatgaaattgaatgaatagctgattgaatgagctaaatttgaattcatatagattaagaaagaaagaaattggatttagatcgagggaaatcgaaagttgtcgagtagtcgaTCCTATCCGTTCATcgtatatacgaggtaagtttatatgcaaataaatgtctttaaattgaattatatgtgttcaattgtcattgaattgactTAAATGTAGAAtgagcaaatacgagcaagaatcaacgaagttatgatatccgaaagtcttgtacgaaccctaggaatagtataggatacaaatgtcatgacattaggattaccgagatgtaattacatgtaagaccatgtctgggacattggaatcatattgtgattacgtgtaagaccatgtctaggacattggcatcgtcatatgagttcgtgtaagaccatgtctgggacattggcatcgatatgtgataacatgtaagaccatatctaggatatggcattgtacgagctatatgtgatttttgagtatccttaatgattccgaaAGGTTCAACGggaaagtcaagtcgagaaagaatgtgtgaatgagtcaAGTGACTCAAGTATGTACGAGATTCCTACAAGTTTTGAAAAgataagtatttgatgaattcatttatgatattgaatatgtatatattgggaaaggtttgtgaacttatgTGTTCTTATTCATAGTTTACACATTTGATGGAAATTGTGTTGAAtcatgtggtaattttatttgtatatgacttactaagcttttaaagcttactttctatgttctttccttgttttatagattatcgaagctagctcagacattgGGGATCATCAAGaatcgtcatcacactatcgactacttgttggtacttttggatgctttgtaattatggtatatggcatgtataggctagtgatataatgatatgttttgagttatgatatagccatgagatttaagTGATATTTGATGTAATGTTAGTGTGTatttagccatttaagttggcttgatttatgagtttgataagtgatatatgtgataatAGTTGCCTTCTGTTTTGGCATATTTGATATGGTTCTTGTGATGGTTATGAGTTGTTCAACTAGCTAAATGTTAATTGGTGTATTATTGCTTGGAAGATGGCATATTGTGGATTGATTTTGAGAttatgaattgatatgttttgagacatgaaatAGTCAATAAGATGGTGAGAAAATGCATACAGAAGTTAAGGTAATGACatattgaattggtatgtttttggttATGTTTTTAGGAGGTTTAATGGAtggaattgaaatgtgcatgaaaTGGTCATATTTGGTtgtttattgtatgtgaaaatGATGCCAAATGAATGTTTTTAAGTACATGAATGATAGGTCAGAATAAtgacttaaatcaagcttatttTCGTGCTAtacggttgagcacacgggcgtgtgaatc
The Gossypium arboreum isolate Shixiya-1 chromosome 10, ASM2569848v2, whole genome shotgun sequence genome window above contains:
- the LOC108487931 gene encoding uncharacterized protein LOC108487931, with product MKDLLSKKKKLINIETVTLTEGCSAILTNKLPPKLKDPRSFTILCSIGNHYLGKALYDLGASNNLLPLSTFRKLGIGHMKSTIVTLQLIDRSLAQLEGKIKDVLVCADKFIFLVDFIILDYEVDKELAIILGRPILATSQTLIDVYKGELTMRLNDEQVTFSVFESIQCKDKEECHTVNMLDGLIEEEFNDQSTVLSEEFVVTSDA